In one window of Armatimonadota bacterium DNA:
- a CDS encoding ABC transporter permease, whose amino-acid sequence MMQQLRELFEYSDVLVNLVKRELKVRYKNSILGFFWSLLNPLLQILVLVTVFKYLTDMAAESPNYSIMLVTTVLPWYFFAQVLPEGAACVAEEIALVKKAYFPRLILPAATLTAGVIHFLLSLIVLVGMFVVVRVTVAWDYVPLFFLCFLVQTSFMLGLILLTSSLSVFYNDVRYILASVMMMWFFMSPVLYFAGDVMTSQRIGPLVKKLYMMNPLAPVMVGYRSIVPSIDPVTVPTEAVPGYYAFLAIAAAVAVVTLVIGAVVFNRYQWTFAEHG is encoded by the coding sequence GTGATGCAGCAACTGCGTGAGCTATTTGAATACAGCGACGTGCTCGTCAACCTGGTCAAGCGCGAGCTCAAGGTGCGCTACAAGAACTCGATCCTCGGGTTCTTCTGGTCGCTGCTTAACCCGCTGCTCCAGATCCTGGTGCTCGTCACGGTGTTCAAGTACCTCACTGATATGGCCGCAGAATCGCCGAACTACTCGATCATGCTCGTGACGACCGTACTTCCCTGGTATTTCTTCGCACAGGTGCTGCCGGAGGGCGCGGCGTGCGTCGCGGAAGAGATAGCCCTGGTCAAGAAGGCGTATTTCCCGCGGCTCATACTGCCTGCCGCAACGCTCACCGCAGGGGTGATTCATTTCCTACTCAGCCTCATCGTCCTCGTCGGCATGTTTGTCGTCGTTCGCGTGACCGTGGCATGGGATTACGTGCCGCTCTTCTTCCTATGCTTCCTGGTGCAGACCTCTTTCATGCTCGGGCTGATCCTGCTGACGTCGTCGCTCAGCGTGTTCTATAACGACGTGCGGTACATACTGGCGTCCGTGATGATGATGTGGTTCTTCATGAGCCCGGTGCTGTACTTTGCCGGCGACGTCATGACGTCGCAGCGCATCGGGCCCCTCGTCAAAAAGCTGTACATGATGAATCCACTCGCCCCGGTGATGGTGGGCTACCGAAGCATCGTGCCCAGCATCGATCCGGTGACTGTGCCGACGGAGGCGGTGCCGGGCTACTACGCGTTCCTCGCGATTGCAGCGGCGGTCGCAGTAGTGACGCTGGTGATCGGCGCAGTTGTATTCAACCGCTATCAATGGACCTTCGCGGAGCACGGCTAG
- a CDS encoding alpha-mannosidase, producing RGGKPCKDAIQRAGRRVDFAAADRGDRKALLASLAAARRELAPLGDLAHDHALYIVGQSHIDLAWLWRWRETVQVCRDTFRSALDIMHDYPEFIFAQSQAQAYLWMEQHEPELFEEIRRRIAEGRWEIVGGMWAEPDCNLPSGESFVRQTVHGKRYFLRKFGVDVKLGWNPDSFGFAWSLPQIYEKCGVKAFLTTKIGWNDTTRFPYHSFWWEGPDGSRIFCYWPTSGLGGGLSAREMILDVGDFKRNTGLPFTFRLYGVGDHGGGPSRAMLEEAKAAQALPVFPRVEHMHVQDFIDKLVPARKHPVWKDELYLELHRGTYTSQGRTKRNNRLSERMLQQAELFCSWASLLGKPYPRARLWDAWRLTMFNQFHDTLPGSSINGVYIDSAEDYRQVFGLTARAIHGALRSIADAADTRGQGAPLAVFNSLSWKRDGLVELKLTATQARRGVTVRDPRGREIPSQVTADRKLIFVARGVPAMGYAVYRIVDRRPSRSYRTGVAARTNVIENRLLRVEIDPRTGWLKSVYDKRSRREVLKGAGNVLQVFEDPENAWEVPWHFWKRPVALDEGCDIEIVERGPVRAVIRATRRMGDSTLVQDLTLCERRERLDVRMEVEWRAKHKLLKVAFPVCVDPGTATYEIPYAAIERTTKPKTAAEKAKYEVPAQMWADLSQRGYGVSLLNDCKYGYDIRDNLMRLSLLRAPTSPDPNADEGRHEFTYSLYPHAGDWRQGGTVRAAYELNYPLEARSVLKHRGNLPAVASFASATPENIVLHVVKRAEDNSDYILRWYETTGKRTTAVITLPRKPRRVWETDLMENELRELPVRGRRIRIPTGKFEIKTVKVEF from the coding sequence TGGCGGGAGACGGTTCAGGTATGCCGCGACACGTTTCGCAGCGCCCTCGACATCATGCATGACTACCCCGAGTTCATCTTCGCGCAGAGCCAGGCCCAGGCCTACCTCTGGATGGAGCAGCATGAGCCCGAGCTTTTCGAGGAGATCCGCCGCCGCATAGCCGAGGGACGCTGGGAGATCGTCGGCGGGATGTGGGCCGAGCCGGACTGCAATCTGCCGTCCGGCGAGTCGTTCGTGCGGCAGACAGTTCACGGCAAGCGCTACTTCCTGCGCAAGTTCGGAGTGGACGTCAAGCTGGGCTGGAACCCCGATTCCTTCGGGTTCGCCTGGAGCCTGCCGCAGATCTACGAGAAGTGCGGCGTGAAGGCATTCCTGACGACGAAGATCGGCTGGAACGACACGACGAGGTTTCCGTATCATTCCTTCTGGTGGGAGGGGCCGGACGGCAGCCGCATCTTCTGCTACTGGCCGACGTCGGGCCTGGGCGGCGGGCTCAGCGCGCGGGAAATGATTCTCGACGTCGGCGATTTCAAGCGCAACACCGGGTTGCCGTTCACGTTCAGGCTCTACGGCGTGGGCGACCACGGCGGCGGGCCATCGCGCGCCATGCTCGAAGAGGCGAAGGCCGCGCAAGCCCTGCCCGTCTTCCCACGCGTCGAGCACATGCACGTGCAGGACTTCATTGACAAGCTCGTGCCGGCGCGCAAGCATCCGGTGTGGAAGGACGAGCTGTACCTGGAACTGCACCGCGGCACCTACACGAGCCAGGGCCGGACGAAACGCAACAACCGCCTGAGCGAGCGCATGCTGCAGCAGGCGGAACTGTTCTGCTCCTGGGCGAGCCTGCTGGGCAAGCCTTACCCGCGCGCCCGTCTGTGGGACGCATGGCGCCTCACGATGTTCAACCAGTTCCACGACACACTGCCCGGCTCCAGCATCAACGGCGTGTACATAGACTCCGCCGAGGATTACCGCCAGGTCTTCGGCTTGACCGCCCGCGCCATTCATGGGGCGCTGCGCTCCATCGCTGACGCCGCGGACACCCGCGGCCAAGGTGCTCCGCTGGCTGTTTTCAACTCTCTGTCATGGAAGCGCGACGGCCTGGTCGAGTTGAAGTTAACGGCGACGCAGGCCCGGCGCGGCGTGACGGTGCGCGATCCGCGCGGGCGCGAGATCCCCAGCCAGGTTACTGCGGACCGCAAGCTGATCTTCGTCGCCCGCGGTGTCCCCGCGATGGGGTATGCAGTGTATCGTATCGTGGATAGACGACCGTCGCGCAGTTATCGCACCGGCGTTGCGGCGCGGACGAACGTCATTGAGAATCGTCTCCTGCGCGTCGAGATAGACCCGCGGACGGGTTGGCTGAAGTCGGTTTACGACAAGCGCTCTCGCCGCGAGGTGCTCAAGGGCGCCGGCAACGTGCTCCAGGTCTTCGAGGACCCCGAAAACGCGTGGGAGGTGCCGTGGCATTTCTGGAAGCGGCCGGTCGCACTGGATGAGGGCTGCGACATCGAGATCGTCGAGCGCGGGCCGGTGCGCGCCGTAATCCGCGCGACCCGGCGCATGGGCGACTCAACCCTAGTGCAGGACCTCACGCTGTGCGAGCGTCGGGAGCGGCTGGACGTGCGCATGGAGGTCGAGTGGCGCGCCAAGCACAAGTTGCTCAAGGTGGCGTTCCCGGTGTGTGTTGATCCGGGCACGGCCACGTATGAAATACCCTACGCCGCGATCGAGCGGACGACCAAGCCGAAGACGGCCGCCGAAAAAGCCAAGTACGAGGTACCGGCGCAGATGTGGGCAGACCTGTCGCAGCGCGGCTACGGCGTGAGCCTGCTCAACGACTGCAAGTACGGGTACGACATCCGCGACAACCTGATGCGCCTGAGCCTGCTCCGCGCCCCCACGAGCCCGGACCCGAACGCCGATGAGGGGCGCCACGAGTTCACCTACTCGCTCTACCCGCACGCCGGCGATTGGCGCCAGGGCGGGACGGTGCGCGCGGCCTATGAGTTGAACTACCCGCTGGAGGCGCGCTCGGTCCTGAAGCACCGCGGGAACCTGCCGGCGGTCGCCAGCTTCGCGTCGGCGACTCCCGAGAACATCGTGCTCCACGTCGTCAAGCGCGCGGAGGACAACTCGGATTACATCCTGCGATGGTACGAGACGACCGGCAAGCGTACGACGGCCGTCATCACGCTGCCGCGTAAGCCGCGCCGCGTGTGGGAGACGGATCTGATGGAGAACGAGCTGCGCGAGTTGCCCGTGCGCGGCAGGAGGATACGCATACCGACCGGAAAGTTCGAAATCAAGACGGTGAAAGTAGAGTTCTGA
- a CDS encoding flavodoxin family protein has protein sequence MKVIAIQTSPNEDGLTATMAQMALDGAKAAGAETELIHLCGASIEACRQCENGWGLCRSEGRCVIEDDFEDLRRRIGEAGAVVISTPVYFGDLSEAAKCFFDRLRRCER, from the coding sequence ATGAAGGTCATCGCGATCCAGACATCACCCAATGAGGACGGCCTGACCGCGACGATGGCGCAGATGGCGCTCGACGGGGCGAAAGCCGCCGGCGCGGAGACGGAGTTGATTCACCTCTGCGGCGCGAGCATCGAGGCGTGCCGGCAGTGCGAGAACGGCTGGGGTCTGTGCCGAAGCGAAGGGCGCTGCGTCATCGAGGACGACTTCGAGGACTTGCGTCGGCGCATCGGGGAAGCGGGCGCGGTCGTCATCAGCACGCCGGTGTACTTCGGCGACCTGAGCGAGGCGGCGAAGTGCTTTTTCGACCGGCTGCGCAGGTGCGAGCG
- a CDS encoding C4-dicarboxylate ABC transporter substrate-binding protein, translated as MDALNAAGLDYTKDLDAEGVKAAEAPGLLQDGRIDAFFYTVGHPNGNIKEATSGRIKVRIVDI; from the coding sequence ATAGATGCCTTAAATGCAGCGGGTTTGGACTATACAAAAGACCTTGATGCCGAAGGCGTCAAAGCCGCGGAGGCGCCGGGGCTTTTGCAGGATGGCAGGATCGACGCCTTCTTTTATACCGTGGGCCATCCCAATGGAAACATCAAGGAGGCGACATCGGGGAGAATCAAGGTTCGAATTGTTGACATAAA
- a CDS encoding 2-isopropylmalate synthase, with amino-acid sequence MPRARARRIAIFDTTLRDGEQSPGASLNVQQKLEIARQLERLRVDVIEAGFPASSPGDFDAVKTISESLKETVVCGLTRARQDDIDVAHRALRKAAHPRIHTGLGVSDIHLQYKLKRTREQALEMGVGAVRHARKRVPEVEYFLEDAGRADPEYLYRVVEQVIKAGATVINVPDTTGYTYPEEFGALIGGIRDNVPNIDKAVISVHCHNDLGMATANALAGVHNGAGQVECTINGIGERAGNTALEEVVMALATRRKLFNVTTRIRTKEIYKASRLVSDLTGIPVQPNKAIVGTNAFAHSSGIHQDGVLKERTTYEIIDPRSVGVPESRIVLTARSGRHGLRHRLSQLGYEVSGDQFDEVYRRFLEVADKKKEVYEEDLESLVADELYKVPEIYHLDYLHVVGGSGTVPSATVRLIRDDEALTAAELGVGPVDAVYKAIDSLVKEQHRLVDFSVKSVTSGTDALGEVYVRVADSKDRMFSGRGSSTDIIDASAKAYVQALNRLAGRQMESAGAKEIEERV; translated from the coding sequence ATGCCAAGAGCAAGAGCGAGAAGGATTGCGATATTCGACACGACGCTGCGCGACGGCGAGCAGTCGCCTGGCGCGAGCCTCAACGTCCAGCAGAAGCTCGAAATCGCCAGGCAACTCGAACGTTTGCGCGTGGACGTTATCGAGGCGGGTTTCCCCGCCTCTTCGCCAGGTGACTTCGATGCCGTGAAGACGATCTCGGAGAGTCTGAAGGAAACCGTCGTCTGCGGCCTGACACGCGCCAGGCAGGATGATATTGACGTCGCGCATCGCGCGCTGCGCAAGGCGGCCCACCCGCGCATCCACACCGGCCTCGGCGTCTCGGATATCCATCTCCAGTACAAGCTCAAGCGTACGCGCGAGCAGGCGCTGGAAATGGGCGTCGGGGCGGTGCGCCACGCACGGAAGCGCGTGCCGGAAGTCGAGTATTTCCTCGAGGACGCGGGCAGAGCTGACCCGGAGTATCTGTACCGGGTGGTCGAGCAAGTGATTAAAGCCGGAGCGACGGTGATCAACGTTCCGGACACCACGGGCTACACGTACCCCGAGGAATTCGGCGCGCTGATCGGAGGCATCCGCGACAACGTACCCAACATTGACAAAGCGGTGATCTCGGTGCACTGCCACAACGACCTCGGCATGGCGACCGCCAACGCGCTCGCCGGCGTGCACAACGGGGCGGGACAGGTGGAGTGCACAATCAACGGCATCGGCGAGCGCGCCGGCAACACCGCGCTGGAAGAGGTCGTCATGGCGCTGGCGACTCGTCGCAAGCTGTTCAACGTGACGACCCGCATTCGGACGAAGGAGATCTACAAGGCGAGCCGGCTCGTCTCCGACCTCACGGGTATCCCCGTGCAGCCCAACAAGGCGATCGTCGGGACCAACGCCTTCGCCCACTCCTCGGGTATTCACCAGGACGGCGTGCTCAAAGAGCGCACGACGTACGAGATCATTGACCCGCGTTCGGTGGGCGTGCCGGAATCACGGATCGTCCTCACCGCGCGGTCCGGCCGCCACGGCCTGCGCCACCGCCTGTCTCAGCTCGGCTACGAGGTGAGCGGGGATCAGTTCGACGAGGTCTATCGGCGCTTCCTCGAGGTCGCGGATAAGAAGAAGGAGGTGTACGAGGAGGACTTGGAGTCGCTCGTTGCCGACGAGCTGTACAAGGTGCCCGAGATCTATCACCTCGACTACCTCCACGTCGTCGGCGGCAGCGGCACGGTGCCCTCGGCGACGGTGCGGCTGATACGCGACGACGAGGCGCTGACCGCTGCCGAGCTGGGAGTCGGCCCGGTGGATGCGGTGTACAAGGCGATAGACTCGCTGGTCAAGGAGCAGCATCGGCTGGTGGACTTCTCCGTGAAATCCGTGACCAGCGGTACCGATGCGCTCGGAGAGGTGTACGTGCGTGTGGCCGACAGCAAGGATCGCATGTTCAGCGGGCGCGGATCGAGCACCGATATCATAGATGCGAGCGCGAAAGCCTACGTGCAGGCGCTGAACCGGCTCGCCGGACGTCAGATGGAGTCGGCTGGCGCCAAGGAAATCGAGGAGCGGGTGTAA
- the ilvC gene encoding ketol-acid reductoisomerase: MYSPNPLHLRHLWSSGAGLNRGCLTPDAAAKGDVIQILTEDHVQAAVYRTQIAPHVAEGNALVFSHGFNIHYHQIIPPKTVDVFMVAPKGPGSLVRALYEQGRGVPGLVAVHQDHTGKAKDIALAYAKGIGCTRAGVLETTFKEETETDLFGEQTVLCGGVTELIKAGFDILVEAGYQPESAYLEVCHELKLIVDIIHAQGIQGMRKRVSDTAEYGDMTRGTRVIDERVRDSMRKILAEVQSGEFAREWILENQAGRPVFKALEAQQEEHLIEKVGGELRQMMPWLTQK, from the coding sequence TTGTATAGTCCAAACCCGCTGCATTTAAGGCATCTATGGAGTTCTGGCGCTGGCCTGAACCGGGGTTGCCTGACGCCCGACGCGGCGGCCAAGGGCGACGTCATCCAGATTCTGACCGAGGATCACGTCCAGGCTGCGGTCTATCGCACGCAGATCGCGCCGCACGTCGCGGAGGGCAACGCGCTGGTGTTCTCGCATGGGTTCAACATCCACTATCACCAGATCATCCCACCGAAGACGGTTGACGTGTTTATGGTCGCGCCGAAGGGTCCGGGCAGTCTCGTCCGCGCGCTGTACGAGCAGGGCCGGGGCGTGCCGGGGCTGGTGGCGGTGCATCAGGATCATACCGGCAAGGCGAAGGACATCGCGCTTGCCTACGCCAAAGGCATCGGCTGCACCCGCGCCGGCGTGCTCGAGACGACCTTCAAGGAAGAGACGGAGACCGACCTCTTCGGCGAGCAAACAGTGCTCTGCGGCGGGGTGACGGAACTGATCAAGGCTGGCTTTGACATTCTGGTCGAGGCGGGCTATCAGCCGGAGAGCGCTTACCTCGAGGTGTGCCACGAGCTGAAGCTCATCGTGGATATCATCCACGCGCAGGGCATTCAGGGCATGCGCAAGCGCGTCAGCGATACGGCGGAGTACGGCGACATGACGCGCGGGACGCGCGTGATTGATGAACGCGTGCGCGACAGCATGCGCAAGATCCTGGCCGAGGTGCAGAGCGGCGAGTTCGCGCGGGAGTGGATTCTGGAGAATCAGGCCGGCCGCCCGGTGTTCAAGGCGCTGGAGGCGCAGCAGGAAGAGCATCTGATCGAGAAGGTCGGAGGCGAACTGCGACAGATGATGCCGTGGCTAACCCAGAAGTAG